The Arachis ipaensis cultivar K30076 chromosome B05, Araip1.1, whole genome shotgun sequence nucleotide sequence TTGTCTTTAGGAATTGTGAAAACATCATTAATGTCATAGAAAGGGTGGATGGCAAACTCACTATGTTGTTAGCATGGATGCTCGTTAATAAATTGTTTCCTTTTGGCCAGTCTATTACATACAGCCAATTCCCTAAGAAATTTGTATGAAAAAAGGACATATCAATGTGGATGCCAAAGAAGCAAGGATTTTCAATTGGTAGGTTGACCCATGTGCCACATGGCAATGATGCTTGAGTTTCATCCATCTTCGAACAGTAGATGGCATTGTGTATTCAACATTCAAGGAAGCGTGTTATGCTTTAGGTTTTTTGCAAGATGATAAAGAATTTATTAGCGCTATGTTGGAAGCAAGCACGTGGGCTTCTACAAGATACATTCGAGATCTATTTGTTGTTCGGTTACTATCAAACAACATCTCGAGTCCTATAAAGATTTGGGAACAGTGTTATCATGTATTATCTGAAGACATCCTTTATTCTCACAGAAAGGTTATGCATTGCGAATGTTGTACCTTTAATTATattctattattatgtatatatataacacCATACTAACAATAGTTGTTGTATGTCATGCAGAGTTACAACTTTCTGAAGAGCAAATTCTTAATCTAATTCTTTCTAAGATTGAGGACAAATTACAAGCTAATGCTAGATCGCTTAAGGAGTATGATCAGATACCTCTCCCAACTATTGATGCTCTAGATGGCATAGATGATCCTCTAATAATGGATGAGATGAACTTTGATTTATCCCTGATAAAGGAGGAGTTAGAGAATAACTTACACACTATGAATTTGGAGTGAAGCATTTGATAAGGTGATTAGTGTTGTAAATGATGTTGGAggctttttttttgtatataaatatgTAAAGTGAAGCTCATTATATGGGATGTAAAGCAAAGCTTATTATATGGGATGAAGCACAAATTTTGAATAAGCTATGTTATAATCCAGATCTGCCTTTTGGTGGCAAGGTTGTTTTGTTAGGTGGTGATTTTAGGTAGATTCTTCCAGTCATATTGATGAGCTCACGTCAAGACATTGTGTTGTCTTCGATAAATTCATCATATCTCTGAAAATTCTGCACAGATATGAAGCTAACAACAAGCATGCGACTTACTGTTGGAGCTAACCACACTCAACTAAGACAGATTTCACAATTTGCTGAGTGGCTATTGACTGTTGGTGATGGTTTGGCAGGTGATTCTACTGATGGAAAAAAGCGAAATTAACATACCTGAAgacatccttattcatgacaaTGAAGATGGTTTTAATTCTTTAGGTAATTTTGTGTATCCAAATTTGTTGCTAAATTTAAACAATGGGTCGTACTTCAAAAACAGAACAACACTTGCCCCTACACTTGAGATTGTCAACAATGTTAACAAGCACATAATGAAATCTTTAATTGGAGAGGAGAAGACCTACCTTAGCTCTGATTCATTGTGTGTAGAAGAAGATAACATGGAATCTGAATTAGATACAATCACTCCAGATGTTCTCAATGCTATCAATTGTTCATGCTTGCCGCCTTACCTATTGACTTTTAAAGAAGTTTACCAGTAATGTTACTACGAAACATTGATCAATCAAATGGGCTATGTAATGGCACAAGATTACAGGTACACAGGTTAGGTAATCATATTATTGAATGCATCACATTAACAGGGGATAAAGTAGGTCGAGTAGTTTTGATACCACGGATGAACATGATACCCAACAATACTACTATTCCTTTTAGGTTTTAAAGGAGGCAATTTTCATTAGTTGTTTCATTTTTTATGACTATTAACAAGTCTCAGGATCAAACTTTAACAACAGTGAGATTGTACTTGCCAAAACTTGTTTTTACCCACGATTAACTATATGTTGCTCTGTCAAAGGTAAAATCAAAATCTGATTTAAAGGTATTAATTGAGAATAATTCATTCAAGACAAAAGGTACAACCATAAATgttgtttataaaaaaatatttaaaaatttcgaTGACCATGTATAAATCTAAAATTTTGTtgacaatatataatagtcacaAATTTTTCGTCATCTACCAAATTATTTTTcacataattataaaattagccTTACTAAATCTTTTTGTTAAcatctttattatattattaCTATATGTTCTACTTATTATTCAAAAGAGACACTTTTATCATAAAATACCCATAATTTAATTATGTATATTtataaaactttattttttatcaaaCTTATCATTTCTGTGCATCGTAGACAACACTTCACTAATTGTAACAAAAACAGAGAATACAAATGGCACTAAAACACATGTTACCACCTCTACTTCTCGTTGAGGACGAGATGCCAATCTCTCGTAGAGTATGAAAATCTAAAAGCATCATATACATGTTTTAACTCTCTATGNNNNNNNNNNNNNNNNNNNNNNNNNNNNNNNNNNNNNNNNNNNNNNNNNNNNNNNNNNNNNNNNNNNNNNNNNNNNNNNNNNNNNNNNNNNNNNNNNNNNNNNNNNNNNNNNNNNNNNNNNNNNNNNNNNNNNNNNNNNNNNNNNNNNNNNNNNNNNNNNNNNNNNNNNNNNNNNNNNNNNNNNNNNNNNNNNNNNNNNNNNNNNNNNNNNNNNNNNNNNNNNNNNNNNNNNNNNNNNNNNNNNNNNNNNNNNNNNNNNNNNNNNNNNNNNNNNNNNNNNNNNNNNNNNNNNNNNNNNNNNNNNNNNNNNNNNNNNNNNNNNNNNNNNNNNNNNNNNNNNNNNNNNNNNNNNNNNNNNNNNNNNNNNNNNNNNNNNNNNNNNNNNNNNNNNNNNNNNNNNNNNNNNNNNNNNNNNNNNNNNNNNNNNNNNNNNNNNNNNNNNNNNNNNNNNNNNNNNNNNNNNNNNNNNNNNNNNNNNNNNNNNNNNNNNNNNNNNNNNNNNNNNNNNNNNNNNNcatattttgaaatttttaaaatttatttattgtcATTCGAGATTATTTTGTACGCATGCTAACTTTTGGTAGTTATCCAAAAAATTATTAGCACATGTCAAGTGGCGAGACCACAGATGTCTAATTAGCCATCTTTATATTAGTCAATGCTTTGCTTGGTAAACGCGGTAACCCAACAAATATCCCAGTTTCCTACTTTCCGATCCGTAACCGCTTTTAGTAGGCATTCAATAATTTGATGGCAGAAAAAAATAGTGACTTGAAGCTTTTGAGTGCGTGGTACAGTCCAATGGCCACAAGGGTCAAGATCGCACTTAACATCAAAGGATTGGAATATGAGAACATTGAAGAGGACTTGAACTCCAAAAGTGATCTTCTTCTTCGTTCCAATCCTGTGCACAAGAAAATCCCAGTTTTAATTCATGGTGACAAACCCATATGTGAATCCGTACTCATAGTTCAATATATTGATGAGGTTTGGTCCAATGGTCCTTCTATCCTTCTTCAAGATGCATATGACAGAGCAATTGCTAGATTCTGGGTTTCCTATATTGATGAAAAGgtatctttattattattattattattattattattattcaaccgGATANNNNNNNNNNNNNNNNNNNNNNNNNNNNNNNNNNNNNNNNNNNNNNNNNNNNNNNNNNNNNNNNNNNNNNNNNNNNNNNNNNNNNNNNNNNNNNNNNNNNNNNNNNNNNNNNNNNNNNNNNNNNNNNNNNNNNNNNNNNNNNNNNNNNNNNNNNNNNNNNNNNNNNNNNNNNNNNNNNNNNNNNNNNNNNNNNNNNNNNNNNNNNNNNNNNNNNNNNNNNNNNNNNNNNNNNNNNNNNNNNNNNNNNNNNNNNNNNNNNNNNNNNNNNNNNNNNNNNNNNNNNNNNNNNNNNNNNNNNNNNNNNNNNNNNNNNNNNNNNNNNNNNNNNNNNNNNNNNNNNNNNNNNNNNNNNNNNNNNNNNNNNNNNNNNNNNNNNNNNNNNNNNNNNNNNNNNNNNNNNNNNNNNNNNNNNNNNNNNNNNNNNNNNNNNNNNNNNNNNNNNNNNNNNNNNNNNNNNNNNNNNNNNNNNNNNNNNNNNNNNNNNNNNNNNNNNNNNNNNNNNNNNNNNNNNNNNNNNNNNNNNNNNNNNNNNNNNNNNNNNNNNNNNNNNNNNNNNNNNNNNNNNNNNNNNNNNNNNNNNNNNNNNNNNNNNNNNNNNNNNNNNNNNNNNNNNNNNNNNNNNNNNNNNNNNNNNNNNNNNNNNNNNNNNNNNNNNNNNNNNNNNNNNNNNNNNNNNNNNNNNNNNNNNNNNNNNNNNNNNNNNNNNNNNNNNNNNNNNNNNNNNNNNNNNNNNNNNNNNNNNNNNNNNNNNNNNNNNNNNNNNNNNNNNNNNNNNNNNNNNNNNNNNNNNNNNNNNNNNNNNNNNNNNNNNNNNNNNNNNNNNNNNNNNNNNNNNNNNNNNNNNNNNNNNNNNNNNNNNNNNNNNNNNNNNNNNNNNNNNNNNNNNNNNNNNNNNNNNNNNNNNNNNNNNNNNNNNNNNNNNNNNNNNNNNNNNNNNNNNNNNNNNNNNNNNNNNNNNNNNNNNNNNNNNNNNNNNNNNNNNNNNNNNNNNNNNNNNNNNNNNNNNNNNNNNNGgtcttttattttcaaattattcaTGTAAAACTTGTGATTTTTTCTGAAGGTTTTGGTAAAGAAatgtttagaaataaaataaaacaaaattggttcttattattattatcatacaAATCAAACCTTATATTGACTAAAAAATCAAAGGCCTACTCTTTTTTGCATTTGTATTCTtgttaaagaaaataaagaattggATAGTTAGTGTGAGTAGCTTGGATTTATGGATCAAACTCTTTTGAAGTAAGAAAATTGgtaaaatgaaaaattaaagtAGTAATATTCACACACAATAGAGATTATAAATTCAATAgtgattaattatttattttgtcacTTTACATTTCTTGGAATTTTTTCCTAAAAGATTTTAGAAGTTTTTTTTCCTGAATTCATGATAATAGGCTTTGAAATTTAGTGAGTGAAACCCAAACCATTAGCAGCTTAGTGTAGATGAATTATGCCAGATGTCAATTAAGTTGGCTGAGAGTTCGTTAGAAGAAGTGGTTAGATATCATGAAGTGAGTGAGAGTTAGTTAAGGGTTGTTATTTAAGCGCGTGGCTTACGTTAATTATGAGGCTAGCTAGTATATAAGGTTTAGCCACATGATTCACTGGAAGGATTTTCCCATTCTGTTATGCAATGTGAAAATTCTcaactcttctcttctcttctcttctctttcgaTCTGTTTTCTAACTCCCATCTGTGATTTGCAAATTGCTTACCGATATTGTATATGTTGGCAATTAGTTgttagagacaaaaaaaaaagtatacaaTGATAATTAAGACGTCCATTTTTCATACTTCAACTTCTTGTTTGAGTTTTCTGATTTGCAGAGAAGAGAAAATTAATTTCTCGTCTTTTTCTCCTTTATCTATTTcttccttttattttgttttgatcTAGTGGTGTGTAAAAGATAATATAGATCAAAGTtactaaaatttataaaaccTAAAATCATATATAGATCATTAGCTGCTAGAGATAAAAAAGAGTTTATTTAAATTTGTGTTTTTCATACCAATTTCTGGAAGAAAAAAATCCTAAACAATCCAAATAGGACTCTTACATCCTTCTACTTGtctattccttttatattttagtCTTGAGTCAATTTATTTGTTGCATTTTAAATTTGGGTGTAGTTATTTGTTTGCACGATGAGCATTCTAGAAGCTGGTGAAGATGAAGAGCAAAAGAAGCCACACTTTGAGCAATTGGAGGAAGAAATACTTGTGAGGTTGGAAGAAGCATTCAACAAATACAGTGAAGGAAAGTCCTTCTTTGGAGGGAACAAGATTGGACTCATTGACATTATGTTTGGGAGCTTCTTGCCTGTTCTTGGTCTGATAGAAGAGATTAATGGAAAGAAGGTACTTGTCGATGACAAGTTTCCGGGGTTGGTGAATTGGGCTGCCAATTTCACTGCGAATTCGGCTGTGACCGGAACTCTTCCTGAGATTGACAGGCTTATTTTATTTGCCAAGGCTCAACAGCAAAAATGGGCTCTCGCTTATAAAGCTACCTCTGCCAACTAAAATTTTATTCGAATTCGTATGGAGATTGATTTTCTCTCCTTGGTTTGAATATTATATGTTTCTGTGGTGGTTTCTTTCTATGTATATTTGGTGTATGTGGGAGATGATATTGTATAACATTCAACGGAATACATGTTAAAGACAACTATATGCAAATTACAAAAGTTTAGGGGCGATTGGTTTTGGCTATTTTTATTTCCATTTTCaatgaaaatataaataaaatataaaaatagacaaaatatttttttatataaaaataaaaattatatatttttgatatatatatatatatatatatatatatNNNNNNNNNNNNNNNNNNNNNNNNNNNNNNNNNNNNNNNNNNNNNNNNNNNNNNNNNNNNNNNNNNNNNNNNNNNNNNNNNNNNNNNNNNNNNNNNNNNNNNNNNNNNNNNNNNNNNNNNNNNNNNNNNNNNNNNNNNNNNNNNNNNNNNNNNNNNNNNNNNNNNNNNNNNNNNNNNNNNNNNNNNNNNNNNNNNNNNNNNNNNNNNNNNNNNNNNNNNNNNNNNNNNNNNNNNNNNNNNNNNNNNNNNNNNNNNNNNNNNNNNNNNNNNNNNNNNNNNNNNNNNNNNNNNNNNNNNNNNNNNNNNNNNNNNNNNNNNNNNNNNNNNNNNNNNNNNNNNNNNNNNNNNNNNNNNNNNNNNNNNNNNNNNNNNNNNNNNNNNNNNNNNNNNNNNNNNNNNNNNNNNNNNNNNNNNNNNNNNNNNNNNNNNNNNNNNNNNNNNNNNNNNNNNNNNNNNNNNNNNNNNNNNNNNNNNNNNNNNNNNNNNNNNNNNNNNNNNNNNNNNNNNNNNNNNNNNNNNNNNNNNNNNNNNNNNNNNNNNNNNNNNNNNNNNNNNNNNNNNNNNNNNNNNNNNNNNNNNNNNNNNNNNNNNNNNNNNNNNNNNNNNNNNNNNNNNNNNNNNNNNNNNNNNNNNNNNNNNNNNNNNNNNNNNNNNNNNNNNNNNNNNNNNNNNNNNNNNNNNNNNNNNNNNNNNNNNNNNNNNNNNNNNNNNNNNNNNNNNNNNNNNNNNNNNNNNNNNNNNNNNNNNNNNNNNNNNNNNNNNNNNNNNNNNNNNNATATGTTTggttgaaaatttcaaaattatttttagtaaaaatatttttaaaaataaatacaaattgaaaataatatttttttttattttcagttttttcaattaaaaataataaaaaatatttctaatttaaaatacgatttttttagttgtaaattttttaatttttagtgttggattctttatttttttttttaatttttcaccgATTAGAATTAAACTCTCACTCACTTATTGGAAAAATACAAAGCTAATGCCTCCAATCCTTTATTTCACTCTCTTCCGGTCTTCTTGTAGTTCTTCCAACTCTAAtagtttatttttagtttttttattagttttttattctttttttttgtatccaaAGGTAAAAGatccttttcaagttttttgTGCTATTtagttgaaaatttttattatatttttttaaattgaattttaatatattaaatttgaGTTCTAAAATTAgtgctttcattttctcttttgatCTTTACTCATTGTCACTTCGTCCTCTATTAGTTATCTATTAGTTATTTATTCGTAGTTagctttcttccattttcttttattttttttcattttctccttcCATTCAATGGTAAaagtgtttttaaattttttttgttgtatttaaaaatttttactattttatttttgtaatttaaatttaaatattagatgatgtgaaatttgagttttaattttttttttgttatattcaattatacttttttttttattttaagttctTTTCGTTTTCTGTCTTCAATGTTTTTCCAGTTTTTTCAGTGTTTCTTTAAAACTTTTGTGCTCGTATATTTTTTCATTAACGGGAATATGATAATTTTTTCTGTTCGTgtattgtttatttttctgttatttttttgtatttcttCTTTGATTCAAAGTTTCTATAATAAAAGTGATCAATTCGATAATAATTGACGAGAGACATAAAAATTCATTTGTATTAATACAAAGCTAATGCCTCCAATCCTTTATTTCACTCTCTTCCGGTCTTCTTGTAGTTCTTCCAACTCTAAtagtttatttttagtttttttattagttttttattctttttttttgtatccaaAGGTAAAAGatccttttcaagttttttgTGCTATTTAGTTGAAAatctttattatatttttttaaattgaattttaatatattaaatttgaGTTCTAAAATTAgtgctttcattttctcttttgatCTTTACTCATTGTCACTTCGTCCTCTATTAGTTATCTATTAGTTATTTATTCGTAGTTagctttcttccattttcttttattttttttcattttctccttcCATTCAATGGTAAaagtgtttttaaattttttttgttgtatttaaaaatttttactattttattttt carries:
- the LOC107643429 gene encoding glutathione S-transferase U17, which encodes MAEKNSDLKLLSAWYSPMATRVKIALNIKGLEYENIEEDLNSKSDLLLRSNPVHKKIPVLIHGDKPICESVLIVQYIDEVWSNGPSILLQDAYDRAIARFWVSYIDEKLFVCTMSILEAGEDEEQKKPHFEQLEEEILVRLEEAFNKYSEGKSFFGGNKIGLIDIMFGSFLPVLGLIEEINGKKVLVDDKFPGLVNWAANFTANSAVTGTLPEIDRLILFAKAQQQKWALAYKATSAN
- the LOC107640442 gene encoding uncharacterized protein LOC107640442, giving the protein MKLTTSMRLTVGANHTQLRQISQFAEWLLTVGDGLAGNFVYPNLLLNLNNGSYFKNRTTLAPTLEIVNNVNKHIMKSLIGEEKTYLSSDSLCVEEDNMESELDTITPDVLNAINCSCLPPYLLTFKEVYQ